ccCCTGCTACACTTTCTTCTCCTGCACCGTCAGTAGAGTCACCACACCAGCCATCAATAATTGGAGGGGCTCGTGATCTGGTGTAAGCATTTCGTTGGCCATGGTAGAGTACTCTGCCATAACCAGGATCATACATACCAGGGTCGAATTGGTATTGTGGATGGGCATACTGTGGTTGGTCATGGGGGTAAGGGGAAATCGCCCATGTATTCGGTGGTATTGATGTTGAATGCATAGCTGAATTTGTCGGGAAGTTTGGTGGAAAATGCTGGGGAAACCCATGTCCAGCAAAAATATGCGGCTCCTGTCCCATCATCCAGTCTCCGTTAACAGTACAGCCATCACTTGGAATTCTGCGGACCATCATAGAGCCACGCATGAATAATTCTGGTGGCCTTGCTGAAAATTGCTGCTGCGTATGGTATGGGACTTGGGGTAGGCTCCCTCGTCGGATTAATCGGCCAGCACACGCCTGGTCAGGGAAGCATGGATCACTTAGAGTGCGCTCAAACTGGTCTGGTATCAACTGCATATCTAGTTGCGACTCCCTGCAATATGCCAAAGGGTCTGATCTCCTTTCCCCCAGGCCAACAGTCGGCCGAGTCCGTAGTGTGGGAGGGAAAACCCTGGCCATGTGTGCTGGAATTTCCCCTTGTGGAGGCAATGGAAGTGGCTTATGGTACTCTAATGGGGCCGGTGGCAACGGCCTTGAATGTTGTCGCACTCCCGGAGGACAAGGAGGTAGAGGCCTGCAAGGTCTAGAAGCCTGACCATAAGGAACTTCAGGGGGAAAATGCTCTGGGCCTTGGGGAACAGAGTCCGCTTCAACTTTCTTGGGGTTCCTCTCAGGATGGAGGTACTTACACCTCTTGCCGTATGTACAATTCCGCTCATATGGGCACAGCTTTCCACAACCTTTCTTCAGATATTCATCAAGTGTTGGACCATACCTCCCACAAGGATCATCAGGAGGGCTAAATTTGTCATCAACAAAGGTGTACATCAGGCGTCTTTGATTTATCACTTTCTTCCATTCCGGGCTCTCTGGCATCAAGTCTCTGAAGTGATCATTGGAGACAATGATGCCATCACTGTCTATAGCATGCTTAATGATATACCTGTCATCATagcagtttatttttttcccgttcTCTACTTCCCTACTTGGAGTCCAAACCAGAATTCCAGCTTCCTGTAGTCTGTTCAAGACTTCTTGGTCAGTAATGGGGGACTCTGGTCTTGATGCATTGGCTCTCCACATGGGCACAAAGACTTTGATGTTGCGATGGTTTCTCTGCAAAAACCAGTCAACTGCTATTCCAATACCACGACAGGAAAATACCTTCTGCTTGCCATGACTGAtatagaagaaacaaaaaaaagtaagttTCCTCAAAGCCTTCTTTATAAGAATAACCAAAAATACCCTTATATTTTTATGTTCATTCTAACCATTGTCTATGTCAGAAAGAAAGGCATATACTGGAAAGTATGGGATTGATACTGATTctcacaataattatatttcaaaacattttttttttcaaggtacATTTCATGCAAAAATCATTCCTTTTAAATTCACAAAAAAGGGAATGGTGTGTCAGGTGGATGTCGCATAATCATTGAAGAGTTGATGAGAGTTAAATGTAATGTCTTCCTGGGAGCAAATGATAAAAGGCTAATGTGTGAAACATAAGCTTCGTTATCAGCCTATTTACCCTAGAAGCTGGAACCTTGTCAACTTGTCtgatatcaaattttgttACTTCACTTCACCATTAACACTGTaaaacagtttctttaaagCCAAGccttttatttgaaaacttggTTGTCACACTTTCAAACTGGCAATCTGATGATCATGGAGGAGTGTCTGAATTTTCCCTGCATTTCTCTCTGTCATTCTTATTAAAAACTATATCAAGGTCATAGAGGGTCATTCATAAATCTCTTCAAAAGTTACTTCTAATCTACTCTTGATAGGTATCTAGAACCCGCACATTTAGTTCAAGCTAACTCTACATGCAATTTCAAAACCAGCAGAAGCAAGTTAACCATTTAATGCATCAATCTTTATTTCACAATTAGCCGAGAATTCTTaactctttgaaaaaatggacttgttttctttaacCTTGCATATGAGTGGTAATCTTCAGAAATTCCACAAAGGCATACATAGTTCTCCAAAAATATTGTGAATCAACTGATAGTATTGCTTTTGTGATACAACATTTTTCTTATCGGTGCAAGCCATCAATAGGAAAACAACACACAGACAGAGCTACTTCAACCTTGCAAAGAGTTAAATTCAGTACAGCCAAACAAGGTTGTCAAAATGTACTGGCAACGAGTGCATTTGTCAGCTACTTATACAGTTTTTGTTGCAGGAATAATCAAGGAACCCACTGTCATAAATTCCCTTCTACTTAAGATCTCTTTTGCAACCCTTCTTAAATTCACATCCAATATTGGGCTGAGAGCAATATTATTTGAAGGAAGAAACACCACAAACAAAGGCAGCACACTAACCACTAACCAGATCACACTGCAGTGATATTACATTACAGTTTCTGCCATTTTCCACGATAAAACTGATGATTTAAACgttaaagaattgattgcATTGATAATGTTGCCTTGCAATCACTTTCTTACTTTCTTACCCTCAAAGCAATGCAAACCATAAGGCAAAATATTTATGCTTTATAACTGAGTTTTTCCAGAGTTAATTGCCACACAATTAAGCAATGTATGTTTGATATTGGACAATGTCCAAATAATGCCACTATTTCTCCTTGAAATGATAATCTTGATAAATCCTGAAAACTTCCTGTGAAACTCCCAAATTGACTACCCTCAAGAATTTTCACTTCTCTTTCACTTCAaacaaataagaaagaaaaggactGTAAATGCCAAGTTGTGCGGCATTATCGAAACCTTTCAACTcttatccaaaaaaaaaaattgaacggATGCAGAGCAAAAAAGTTGAGAATTTTAAGACGCTTTTTGGAAACCGTCCAAGCTTTGTTCATTTTCCTGCAGGCTTCCTATTTCTACATCTGTTTATGTTCTGCACTTTTGCAGCGATTTTaataacaattgaaaaagAGTCAAAATCATAAAAACGAAACTAATTAAGAACGAAGGTACCAACTCTTATAAATTCATCGTTACTGCCAAAAACCTTCAAAATTTACGGCACGAATACTCAAAGCTGATCAAAGCGATTCTgtattcaaaagaaaacaatgataatataATCTTGCTTTCGCGTAAGGCTGGAAGACAAGTATAACTCAACATTTATGTTATGGTTATATGCGTGACCAACAAGTAGTAACTTTTGATGAGAAGTGAAAAATCCGATGAGCACGTGCCATAGAGAACATGAGAATTCTTTCCGTTCAAAACAAGTGACATAAAGCGAATAATTGATTAAAAGTGCCCCTAACACTGTCATGTATAGGACAAGATCTAACTCTAAGCACAATCGAAATGAAGTTTTCGAACAAATATTCCATTTCAATCGGATGTTACACATTCTCGCCGATTAAGCATAAATTCCTTTCATGCAAAGAATACTGCAGTCGTTTGCTGCTGTCGTTTTGGGTTaagtgttattttgttttcgctACAGAGATTTCGCCAGAGATAAAAGTTTGATGTCATGTTTTCTACAAAAACTTGAAGCCCGCTTTTTAAAAACAAGGAAGATATCGATAAACACGTACAGATATGTAAAGCTGTTataaaacaatgcaattaagTTAAATGGTTTAGCATACCTCATGGCGACATTACTGCCATCAATGACGATGGGTCGAAGGCAAGTCCAATCCTCGGGCGATGGATGGGGTTTTTCATTCCCTGAGAAAGTTGAAGATCCTTCTTCCAGTTGTTTTGCAGATGATTCTGCTTTGACCAGTTCCGAAAGAAGCGAATTTACGTTCGCCGACGCACCAAGTTTGCTCAGACCTGTGTTAATGCTGGACGCCGAATAACCGAGTTTTAGGGCAAAGTCTCGTAGCGATTCATCGCCGTATTCTTGTACTTTATCCTTGCTAGTGATCCCTGAGCTACTTCTCGCTTCCTCACAAAAGTTTAGTTCGCTTTTAACAACCATTCCGTCGAAATGTAACTCTGTTTTTTCGTTTACTTTCTCGGCACATTCTTGTCTTTCCAGAGTCAAATCCTCGAGCCCTGAAATAAGTTCGCAGCTTCGATCTTGAAGATTCTGTTTCTCTTGCAACGATTCTTCGCTATCAGCAGCGATTTGTTGGCTGGATAAATCACGATGAGGCTCCTGGTTAGTTAGCTCCACCACAGatggattttgttttgtcgACGCTCTGTCAAGTTGCGATGTATTGTTGTTTTCGTTTAAAACTGCCTCCTGGATGGAGAGAGCTTGAGAACAAGACGAGCACACACCGATAATGTATTCCTAAAAAAAGATCAAACATATTAGTTATCACTAGATCACAGGATACACTTTAACGAAAATATGGTTAAGAAACCCAAGGGAGATGTTTAAGCAAAGCCAGCTTTCGCAAACCTTTGCCCGACAAATGTCATGTTGGTTTCCTTCCAGTTTCAGCCAACAACGAAGATTATCTTCTTCTTTGGTCCTTTTCAGTTGGACATCAAACAAAGAATTGACATGTTTCTCCACAATAGAGAATTTTTCTTCTATCTCATCCTTTAACAGGACAAATTCTATAAAATTTCGCACCATTTCACGGCTTCAATCCTTCATTGCACCGCTACATATTGTTTTTGAAGTCGAGCATGATCAATTGTTCGATTGACATTGGGCGGGAACAACTGCTCTAAAAGACCGGAAAGCGTGACACTTGTCAATGACGTCATTGATTAAAAACTACTGACTACAGTACACTAATGAACAAGTTGTCCAAGAAGCCCTTCTTGTTGATAAATCACTTAATTGGCATCTCAAGAGAAGAGAGGACAAAagatttgcaattttttggcGCAACAGAGCTTcgtttaacaacaacaataaccgGAAATGATGTTAATTTGAGgaagaaaaatgcttttcgttttttaagACCCAAATTATGGAATGCATTATTGAAATTCTCATGTTTCAGCTTAGTCAGatttaaaagcaaatttgcATTTGGCAAGAAATCGAAAGCAAACAAGAGGATTGGAGAATGTATTCCTTTGTCAACCAAGCGTTAATCGCGAaggaggtaaaaaaaaattaggtaATGTTTTCTTAACTGAAACATTCTCGAAACAGGTGGGCCGTGCTACCCTTTTGTTAATTCCAGGACTGATTTTAATGTGATGAgtcaatgatttcatttccGAAACAATTGAAAACGGAAAAAGATAATGTGTAAAGTGTGTTTGACGGCACGAGCTAAAGTGACAAGTGCGACTTCTGTCTCCAAATTTATGGCAAAATAACTTTTGAAATTGTATTGAGTCTACCTGAAAAATGTTCCAAATACCTTGCCATTTATTAGCGGTTAATTTAGTGCGGGCGGGTTTATTAGTTCTGAATGATTCAACATTTAATTGTATTTACGAACAAAGGAGAAGCGAGTTTACCACACTGTAATAGTTTGTTTGAATTGTCCTGCGATCAGGATAACTAGCTATGTCAGTTATTTATGACACACCCTACCGTGCAATATACACCCCTCGGATCAAGCAAAACGCTCGATATTGTTTCTAAGCAAACAATTGCTTTGAGCCAAAAAGAgtcaagtgtttttttttttaataagagccgaattttaaattcaagCAAGATTGATCAAGGTTCGCCGAGTAATTATTCTGCTGCTTACCTCGCTTCAAAATTTAGGATTAGCTTTCGTGTTACTCAAAGAAATAATGGTATTTAGCTCGGAAGCCACTGCTCCGTTGGACATCGCAGAAACAGACGCTCGCTCGAGCGGTAAAAGATACATTTTTTGAAAGTACCAGCTGTCCTCTGCCTGAGGCAAAATAGTTTGTTTTGAGACGCAGACTTGTTTAACATTCCAAACAATCAGCACCATTAAATTGCGTACAACCCTTTGTCCTTTGTTTCGAAACGACTTTTGCAATGTCTCAGTTGGGGTCCTGTTGCTCTCTGCTATCAAGTTTGATCCACATTGATTTCATCCACTTTTTGGCTGAGACTTAAAAATCAGTTTTCCTAATAATTTAGAAAGGCGATTCTGCGAAATCTTTCCTTGACATTGTCGCTTCAGGCATAAGATCTAATTTTGGACAAAGGTCCGACTAAATATGGCATCTGTTTTCACTCAGCGGGACACTTTGCTGCCAGATTTGTTCTGAGATTTCACGCCTTCAAAAATGTTGCACTCAGTAATGCAGTTGAGGGATCCTAACTTAAGTTCTCATTTTTGGCAAATACCTCGAACATGCAAAAAGCTTGGGTTGATATTTCAACGTGTATTGCTTCTTCAAACGTATAATTTGAGAATAAATCAATGTGATTGACGGGAATAAAGACTTACCTGTCttggttaaaaataaatcacttGTGAAACAAGGATTTTTGCTAGCAAGAGGGTAAGATAAATAAGTTATTTAGATTTTCGGACTTTTTGACTATGTCGACCTCCTCAGACTTTCTGGATTAAATAGTGACAAGGTGCAGCCGCAGATTAAAGCGACTAAGCTAAGCTTTTAACACCACTTGTGATACGGTTCTGGCTTTTGTCAAAGATTATTACTGTGAAAGGATTTCGACTCAAGAGAGATTTACTTTAAAATGGAGAGATTAGTTTCCCACAGAGGCATAGTAAACAAGCACGTTTGTGTTGACACAGCATtagcgttttcaaattatCTTCTTTAATGTCGTAATCAATGCCCCACATGTCTCATCTTGACATTGTCAGTTACCATTACGAAGTTAAGCACAGCACCATGAATATACCCAAAAGTAACCGACTGAACTGTGGGGAAACTTCTATCTGTACGGCATATTTTAGTGAgaatgcaaaaattaaaacccTGATTGTAAGGGAGAGTAATATTTACTTAACATCTCCCTCCCAGTGAACTATTAAAAACGAATTAAACTCGTCAGTAGCCCttaattgttttgattttaaattaaatagaGCTACTAATTGGAAGACCAAGTGATGGCTTACGCGGTGAACAAGAGCTTAACAACTCATATCCATCATGGAAGCTACTGGGATACTTTTAAAATGGAGCATTGCCAAGATTTTTCAGCAACTGAACAATGTGTTCAATCCGTTCTTTCTAACTAAACGGCTGCTTTCCTAAAAAAGGCGgagttctttttttgttttttaagaaTCTTCCGAGCACAGAGATAGTTGGAAAGGCCCTAAGGCAACAGATTTatcgaaaataaaacaacacaCCCTTACTGACTCCCACGAAGTCGTCTTGTGTTTTGTGGTCAAGTCATTCAAATTAAACATGGTAATTGCACTCTGCAAGTGTCCGACTAACGGGTAGATAAATCGGTAAAATCTTtgatcacttttttttttacagtctAAACCGCCTTTCAAATGAACTATCATTATGATTAATGGTTGTATTTTAGTCTTTATCATACGTTACGGCATTGCTTCATTACCGCACTTCCCTTCAAGGAATGTCCTAGAAATTATTTAAGAGCTTTATTCAGCTCATTTCAGCCAGCAGAGGCGGGTAAATTGTATTTGGAAGTATACGGTCGTGCGTAGTActttcaacaacaaaacattGCCGTCTGTAAACCGCAATTTCAAGTGactgaaatgttttctttgttttgttctctcGTGCTGGAGTCAGAATATTCTCTTTCGTTTTCTCTATTTTACGTCATCCGTGGGTATGACAAGTTATTAGACCACGGACGAGCTAAAAATGGGACCAACTTGAggttttgttgttatttgaggtttgttttgtttgttgccatAAAATGTAACATATAACGTGTTCTAAAAAGGTAACGAATGCTGTTTATTATTCACTTGTGCAAAGCTCGGTTAACCTtggaaatcaataataattacaagcCTGGCGAACCCGGGGTTCTTAAAAGAGGGAGCTCTGTTAGTAATTTTCCTGCCGGAATACAAATTAAAGATCAGTATTCTGTGAATCTATCaatataaaagcaatattttaatcTTCCTTAGATTTTTCAAATTACGACGGATACGTGCGATTCGTCACGGTGATGAGGCCGAAGTGGTTCCTTTGGTAAACCgaatttcaaacaatgagCTATTTTAACCGAAAGAGGATtccgaaagaaaaaaaatagggaGTGTATGACTGTAGCTTACTGCGCCTGTTATTAGTTAGAATACCGTACTTAATCACGCGGGGCCTGGAGATGCTACTAAGCAACGTTTCAGTAAAACACACTGAAGAAAACGTTGGTCTCCAGGGACGTCTCAAGGATCGGGGAatatcggatcgaaatcggtAGAGTTCGTTGTGGGCTCGGATTCTAgtacactcactcactctcTCCGAAGGACAGTATAGTAGCCAGCGCCTATGAGGCAGTAAGCTCCAAAAATGGAAAGGTTGGAAATGCATCGATAAAAGTACAGAGGTGCAATTatcttttaacatttcaaCCTCGTTGCGAGGCCGCCATCTTCGGCAAAACCGCGATTTCTGTTAGGTTGTGCAATGTGTATCATAACGAGAGATCCGTTGCCTTAATTTTGTATACATGACACAAACTAGGCCGATGTAACAACAGAACGATAACGTCACTCAAATATGGTCAActaaaaatggaattttttaaaagaaacaagagaAAGCAAGGTTGTTCAAAGAGTGAAAGGAATatctattttatttattaattaaatttttagttattttttttaattaattaaattaattttttctttttaattcattttttcgaAAGGCGCTTTCGTCATCAGGGTGCTACAAGTTGACAACAGCTTGCAACACTGACGAAGAAAGACAGTgctttcgaaatattggataTTAActgatatatatttatatatacatatacatattcatttcactgtttgatcagcctttcttttttatatgCGTTTAACAGTTTTGTTGCattgaaaaatggcaaattctCTTTCTTGCTCGTCATCGTAGTCGTCATTTTTATGATCACTAatctaatagtaataattttcCTGAATTTGGTTCGTCAAACCGCACATGCGGTTGAATATAGCGGCAGGTTGAAGTATCCTTCAGCCATCTCAAGGATATCACGAGGCTTATcggcaaaacaacaaacaaatagcAATTAACTCAAAGTAAAAAGTCCACTACTTACTGAAAACCTTTAATTTCAGTGTTGGAAAATCTTCTTCATGTTAACTATCCAAAACCATCCAGCATAATTTGCGGTGGAAAAAAACTCAATCATGCAATTTTTCATAGCTAGTGTACTGATAGTGAGATTAACAAAGCAGAGGCCGATAACACTCCGAACGATAGATGACTATACTCTAACATCTAAATAACCATTCTCTAAGAGGCTACAGTGGCCACGGACAAAAGCTTTTATCTGAGATTTTTGTCGCATCGAAATTCAGGTGTCTGTCGGCAAACTTGTCCTGATATTTGATTATTTCCTCCGTCCCACACTTCTGAGGTTTAGGCGCTTCGCTGTGTTGCAAGAACAGATAGTCAACTAAGTCGAGACGGCGTCAAAAACAAAGGTGATAAATGTTTGATAAGAGGAGGTATTGATCGGGTTGTGGTCTGTACCGTATTTATTTCTTGACGTGTCATAGGAAACGTTTGATAAGTTGTTTAAAAGGTTAAGCTATCTGGCATATAACACGACAAATAAGAACTTTGCCTGCACGCTTGCGAACCTCGACACGCGAGCTCGGTAAAGGTAGCGGTTTACATGATATCTTATCATTGATGCGAGCTTCATCTGGAATCGATATGCAAGCCGGGACAAGTTCTTATGTACCTCCGaggcaaacggtaaacggcaaACGGAAAAAGAAGCATGTATGAGTTATTTCATAGCCAAAATATTTAACGTAGGACGATGACAAGTTTGCAGTTTACGAAAATTATGCCATGAAAAAATCCCGTTAAAGATTGAGTCAGAGTCTCGTAGACGTGTAGTCAATCGAATCTGCGGATCTATAAATCTAAGAGCCTTGAAATAGGCTTCGCGGAAAGTCTTGTTGTATATTAATTTTCTCTCGCCGCTATCCTAAAAATCACATGTTCAATATTCATAGTTAAACAATATTCATTTGCCATGGGGTTTAACTCTGCCATCCTCGAGAAAGTTTTGTTTCGTAAATTATTCGTGCCAATCATGTGTTATTTCAATTCTGAATCTTACCTGGATGCTCAAATCTGTCGAAAGACAGTTACTTTTGCAGATCCGGTAACTCATCATGAGTCGCACGTAACTCAGTCAGTTGCTGTGCTTTTCCTATCCGTCGGTTGAATGATTCCACAAAGCTAAGCTTAAGCTTTTATATATTGATTGTGGGGGCTCTCAAGTTGATCACAAACACATCCCGTGAGCTAAGATATTAGAACGCACATATATTGCTTAAGTGGCGTTTTCATGAGGTTGGATGATGTGGTATCCTGACTGCAGCTTTAGGTAAAGAAAAGCATGTTACATCACATATCGAAAATGTGTTACCTGACGGTTAAAGcaaatatgtatatgtatattttttttgatgaattttctttttcagaatcATGAAAACCTCATTGTAAAATCTGGAGCTTCTCCAACATGGACCATACTATTTGTAGAATATCGCATTTTTTATTCATGCAACCAAAACTGATAGCTCCGGCTTTTAAAGACTTTATGAGGAACCGCTCTTAATGGGTTATTCAAGACGGATTGCATGCCGGCGATATTGTTACGAATACATGAAGATTAAGTCGTGCAAACGTTTCTGAAGTTCTTGGTGCGCTCTGTTTGCATCAGTGCAAACGAAATAAACTGACAGAGACGGGTTTGAGTCAGTAATAATTGAACTTTATATGCCCTGTTGTTCTAACTCGTTAAGTTCTTCCGAACCATCTTAGCTTGCAAGCAGACACTTCCGTTGAAATGACGCGCGGTCGAAATATAGGCTTGGTGACGACCTTAGTGTCTTGTTTCGAAAGGAAACTACTCACCAAGCCCCCTATATATTTCGACCGATCGCCGTTTTAGCGGTAGGGTCTGCTTGCAGACTAGATTCATCTAACAAGCGGCGGAAAAAGCGTTGACGTTGTGTTTTCAAGCTGAGTCGTTCTAAGTAACGTTTTTTGCAAGCTGGTTGTTCTAAAAGGAGATGTATTGTCTTCTTAATCTGCAGGTAAGATACAGACAACGTCCTGCTTCATTTAAATtgtaaagaaattaaaaagttttttAATGACCACATTGTAAacgaaggaaaacaaaattgtaacTTTTTAGGATGGCTTTCGTATGATCCGACTGGCATCCAGAGAAGTGTGTTTATGATAATAAGCGGTGCCGTTCAGTTTTCTCGCTTCGGTAATGGCTTCAATCAAATTCACTCGATCAGTTTCTGAGCGCACATGACACATCGTCGTGTGTGTCCTAAGCAGCTCATTGACTTTCAGAGATTCAGTTAATCCTGCTGCTgagtaagaaatacttatttTCACTCAAATGGACATGAAAGTATCTTAGTGTCTAATTCTAACTTCCCTTTCTTTTGTGCTCAGTTCAACATTCGGAGCGCACATTGCAATCATCACTGAAGAGCAGCACGCGGCTAATTATTGTTCTCTTGCTATTTTTTCATTCTGTGAGATTTTTCTTCAAGAAGTTGTGGATAGGAATGCTTTTTTACCTCTTTGCTTCGTGGGTCACTCTATTGCACACATGATGACAAAACACTTAACAACCAACTTGAAACTTCTTTGACGCCCGTGCTCAGTAGGCTAGTTTAAGTAACCAAATACTGAAAAGTCTCTTGCGGCGGCTGGACGACGTGTTTATGAGGCTTATAAGTTTATCTCTAGCTATAAAAGAGGCGAAACCAAAAATAATAGGCTTAGAAATCCATAATTGTTTATGCGGTTCTTTTGCCACGTTGAATTATAAACAAGCCCCAAGTTGTCTCATCGCCCAAAATGGTGCTTATTCAATCACACAATAGAGGttataaatgaaattcattgtTTGTCCTTAGTAGTTCCACAGTTAATACTGTGGTCGTTCTTTCTCTCATATTGCCATCTCATCCGATGTCTGGCAATTAGCCAGTTAACCTACATCAATTACCGGCATCATCTGAAATACCTAATCTTGCCAATCTATAATATCTGAACAGGGGAAGGTTTAAGTTCGCCTTGCCCGCATATCGAATTCTCTCTGTTCTTTTATAATAGATTCTCTCTAACGGTTACCATGTCAATAAAGGAGATTTTGATTCCTCCAGTTGAATACTTACAGAAAACTAAATAAATCTCTCACTGGCCTTACAGTCTTTTATGCAAGGAGAGCACAAATTTTTGCGGCCTTAACCTGTGACCTTCTTCAGATAAGTAAGTGACTGCTCGTTACACGAAGGAACTCATATCTGAGAGGTGTCTTTTCTGCGTGACTATATCAATATTTCAATTACACTTAACAATTCATGCAGTAAACTTCCTACATCAAACTTGAAGGCGAATTATACAGCGTCTTTTACTGAACACATTTCACGAACTTTagtattttttcaaagataattgatgGCCGTAAAATACACAGGATTTTATAACATTGCAGATTCGGATTACTTCCGAGTCTTAGATGCGGTATTTAATATAGCGATTTTTGGGGTCTCATAACTCTAGTCAATACAAGTTGCAGTTTCGATTTTCCCGAAAAGCAGCATGTGACTTGCATTGAACAGATAACCCTTGTTGCTCTTGATTGAACATTTTTCCGTcacaagattgagtgaaccttTATGCccaataaaattaaagaatGAACGGaaagactgtttttttttcttcttttgtcaACAGTTCAGTTTAGGAGCCCGCAATCATCATGACCCTGATGCGacgaaaagtgtttttttttttgtgataaactgtatttatttttaaaaggaaATTCAACGCTAACAAAAATGTATTGTTTCATCAGTAAACCCATATAAATAATTCCAGACACACTGACGCCTATAGTATATTGTTTATCGTTATATTTCTTTCGATAAACCAAAGCACTTGGCGAATTAGTTCTATCTTTGCATGTATTGTTTGGCCGCATGAAT
This sequence is a window from Acropora palmata chromosome 6, jaAcrPala1.3, whole genome shotgun sequence. Protein-coding genes within it:
- the LOC141883304 gene encoding uncharacterized protein LOC141883304, whose product is MVRNFIEFVLLKDEIEEKFSIVEKHVNSLFDVQLKRTKEEDNLRCWLKLEGNQHDICRAKEYIIGVCSSCSQALSIQEAVLNENNNTSQLDRASTKQNPSVVELTNQEPHRDLSSQQIAADSEESLQEKQNLQDRSCELISGLEDLTLERQECAEKVNEKTELHFDGMVVKSELNFCEEARSSSGITSKDKVQEYGDESLRDFALKLGYSASSINTGLSKLGASANVNSLLSELVKAESSAKQLEEGSSTFSGNEKPHPSPEDWTCLRPIVIDGSNVAMSHGKQKVFSCRGIGIAVDWFLQRNHRNIKVFVPMWRANASRPESPITDQEVLNRLQEAGILVWTPSREVENGKKINCYDDRYIIKHAIDSDGIIVSNDHFRDLMPESPEWKKVINQRRLMYTFVDDKFSPPDDPCGRYGPTLDEYLKKGCGKLCPYERNCTYGKRCKYLHPERNPKKVEADSVPQGPEHFPPEVPYGQASRPCRPLPPCPPGVRQHSRPLPPAPLEYHKPLPLPPQGEIPAHMARVFPPTLRTRPTVGLGERRSDPLAYCRESQLDMQLIPDQFERTLSDPCFPDQACAGRLIRRGSLPQVPYHTQQQFSARPPELFMRGSMMVRRIPSDGCTVNGDWMMGQEPHIFAGHGFPQHFPPNFPTNSAMHSTSIPPNTWAISPYPHDQPQYAHPQYQFDPGMYDPGYGRVLYHGQRNAYTRSRAPPIIDGWCGDSTDGAGEESVAGDKDKERLRIEAYEKLCEIFPDDVEKVLALLDKYSDETNLDTLTQHMLED